The Camelus bactrianus isolate YW-2024 breed Bactrian camel chromosome 12, ASM4877302v1, whole genome shotgun sequence genome includes a window with the following:
- the DDX23 gene encoding putative ATP-dependent RNA helicase DDX23 → MAGELADKKDRDASPSKEERKRSRTPDRERDRDRDRKSSPSKDRKRHRSRDRRRGGSRSRSRSRSKSTERERRHKERERDKERDRNKKDRDRDKDGHRRDKDRKRSSLSPGRGKDFKSRKDRDSKKDDEDEHGDKKPKAQPLSLEELLAKKKAEEEAEAKPKFLSKAEREAEALKRRQQEVEERQRMLEEERKKRKQFQDLGRKMLEDPQERERRERRERMERETNGNEDEEGRQKIREEKDKSKELHAIKERYLGGIKKRRRTRHLNDRKFVFEWDASEDTSIDYNPLYKERHQVQLLGRGFIAGIDLKQQKREQSRFYGDLMEKRRTLEEKEQEEARLRKLRKKEAKQRWDDRHWSQKKLDEMTDRDWRIFREDYSITTKGGKIPNPIRSWKDSSLPPHILEVIDKCGYKEPTPIQRQAIPIGLQNRDIIGVAETGSGKTAAFLIPLLVWITTLPKIDRIEESDQGPYAIILAPTRELAQQIEEETIKFGKPLGIRTVAVIGGISREDQGFRLRMGCEIVIATPGRLIDVLENRYLVLSRCTYVVLDEADRMIDMGFEPDVQKILEHMPVSNQKPDTDEAEDPEKMLANFESGKHKYRQTVMFTATMPPAVERLARSYLRRPAVVYIGSAGKPHERVEQKVFLMSESEKRKKLLAILEQGFDPPIIIFVNQKKGCDVLAKSLEKMGYNACTLHGGKGQEQREFALSNLKAGAKDILVATDVAGRGIDIQDVSMVVNYDMAKNIEDYIHRIGRTGRAGKSGVAITFLTKEDSAVFYELKQAILESPVSSCPPELANHPDAQHKPGTILTKKRREETIFA, encoded by the exons ATGGCAGGAGAGCTGGCTGATAAGAAGGACCGTGATGCATCACCTTCCAAGGAGGAAAGGAAGCGATCTCGGACTCCTGACAGAGAACGGGATAGAGACCGGGACCGGAAGTCTTCCCCATCTAAAGATAGGAAACGGCATCGTTCCAGGGACAGGCGTCGAGGAGGCAGCCGTTCTCGCTCCCGTTCCCGCTCCAAGTCTACAGAAAG AGAACGCCGGCACAAAGAGCGAGAACGAGATAAAGAACGTGATCGGAATAAGAAGGACCGGGATCGGGATAAGGATGGGCACAGACGGGACAAGGACCGGAAGCGATCCAG TTTATCTCCTGGCCGAGGAAAAGATTTTAAGTCTCGGAAAGACAGAGACTCTAAGAAAGATGACGAGGATGAACATGGTGATAAGAAGCCTAAG GCCCAGCCATTATCCCTGGAGGAACTTCTGGCCAAGAAAAAGGCTGAGGAAGAAGCTGAGGCTAAG CCGAAGTTCCTCTCCAAAGCAGAACGAGAGGCTGAAGCCCTAAAGCGACGGCAACAGGAGGTGGAAGAGCGGCAGAGGATGCttgaagaagagaggaagaaaaggaaacagttcCAAGACTTGGGCAGGAAAATGTTGG AAGACCCTCAGGAGCGGGAGCGGCGGGAACGCAGGGAGAGGATGGAGCGGGAGACAAATGGAAATGAGGACGAGGAGGGGCGGCAGAAGATCCGGGAGGAGAAGGATAAGAGCAAGGAACTGCATGCCATTAAG GAGCGTTACCTGGGTGGCATCAAGAAGCGGCGCCGAACAAGGCATCTCAATGACCGCAAGTTTGTCTTTGAGTGGGATGCCTCTGAGGACACATCCATTGACTACAACCCCTT GTACAAAGAACGGCACCAAGTGCAGTTGTTGGGGCGAGGTTTCATTGCCGGCATCGACCTAAAGCAGCAAAAACGAGAGCAGTCGCGTTTCTATGGCGACCTAATGGAGAAGAGGCGGACGCTTGAAGAAAAGGAGCAGGAGGA GGCAAGACTCCGCAAACTTCGTAAGAAGGAAGCCAAGCAACGCTGGGACGATCGGCATTGGTCCCAGAAGAAGTTGGATGAGATGACAGACAGGGACTGGCGGATCTTCCGTGAGGACTACAGCATCACCACCAAAGGTGGCAAGATCCCCAATCCCATCCGATCCTGGAAGGACTCTTCTCTGCCCCCACACATCTTGGAGGTCATCGATAAGTGTGGCTATAAG GAACCAACACCTATCCAGCGTCAGGCAATTCCCATTGGGCTACAGAATCGTGACATCATTGGAGTAGCTGAGACGGGCAGCGGCAAGACAGCAGCCTTCCTCATCCCGTTGCTGGTCTGGATAACCACTCTCCCCAAAATTGACAG GATCGAAGAGTCAGACCAGGGCCCTTATGCCATCATCCTGGCCCCTACTCGTGAGCTGGCTCAGCAGATTGAGGAAGAGACCATCAAGTTTGGGAAGCCACTGGGCATCCGCACTGTGGCTGTCATTGGCGGCATCTCCAGAGAAGACCAGGGCTTCAGGCTGCGCATGGGTTGTGAG ATAGTGATCGCTACCCCGGGACGTCTGATTGATGTGCTAGAGAACCGCTACCTGGTGCTGAGCCGCTGTACCTACGTGGTTCTGGATGAGGCAGATAGGATGATTGACATGGGCTTTGAACCCGACGTCCAGAAGATCCTGGAGCACATGCCTGTCAGCAaccagaagccagacacagatgAGGCTGAGGACCCTGAGAAGATGTTGGCCAACTTTGAGTCAGGAAAACATAAGTACCGCCAA ACAGTCATGTTCACGGCCACCATGCCCCCAGCGGTGGAGCGTCTGGCCCGGAGCTATCTTCGGCGGCCTGCTGTGGTGTACATTGGCTCTGCAGGCAAGCCCCATGAACGTGTGGAACAGAAGGTCTTCCTCATGTCAGAGTCAGAAAAGAG gAAAAAGCTGCTGGCAATCTTGGAGCAAGGCTTCGATCCACCCATCATCATTTTTGTCAACCAGAAGAAGGGCTGTGATGTTTTGGCCAAATCCCTGGAGAAGATGGGG TACAATGCTTGTACACTGCATGGTGGGAAGGGCCAGGAGCAGCGAGAGTTTGCACTATCCAACCTCAAGGCTGGGGCCAAGGATATTTTGGTGGCTACAGACGTGGCGGGTCGTGGTATCGACATCCAAGATGTGTCTATGGTTGTCAACTATGACATGGCCAAAAACATTGAAG ATTATATCCACCGCATTGGCCGCACAGGACGAGCAGGCAAGAGTGGTGTGGCCATCACCTTCCTCACCAAAGAGGACTCTGCTGTGTTCTATGAGCTGAAGCAAGCCATCCTGGAGAGCCCAGTGTCATCCTGCCCCCCAGAGCTAGCCAACCACCCAGATGCCCAGCACAAGCCAGGCACCATCCTCACCAAGAAGCGCCGGGAAGAGACCATCTTCGCCTGA
- the RND1 gene encoding rho-related GTP-binding protein Rho6 gives MKERRAPQPVVARCKLVLVGDVQCGKTAMLQVLAKDCYPETYVPTVFENYTACLETEEQRVELSLWDTSGSPYYDNVRPLCYSDSDAVLLCFDISRPETVDSALKKWRTEILDYCPSTRVLLIGCKTDLRTDLSTLMELSHQKQAPISYEQGCAIAKQLGAEIYLEGSAFTSEKSIHSIFRTASMVCLNKPSPVPPKSPVRSLSKRLLHLPSRSELISSTFKKEKAKSCSIM, from the exons ATGAAGGAGAGACGGGCCCCCCAGCCAGTCGTGGCCAGATGTAAGCTCGTTCTGGTGGGGGATGTGCAGTGCGGGAAGACAGCAATGTTACAGGTGTTGGCGAAGGACTGCTATCCCGAG ACGTATGTGCCTACTGTGTTCGAGAATTACACAGCCTGCTTGGAGACAGAGGAACAGAGAGTGGAGCTCAGTCTCTGGGACACCTCAG GGTCTCCCTACTATGACAACGTCCGTCCACTCTGCTATAGTGACTCGGATGCAGTATTACTCTGCTTTGACATCAGCCGTCCAGAGACAGTGGACAGTGCACTCAAGAAG TGGAGGACGGAAATCCTCGATTATTGTCCCAGCACCCGTGTCTTGCTTATTGGCTGTAAGACAGACCTGCGAACAGACCTGAGCACTCTGATGGAGCTGTCCCACCAGAAGCAGGCACCCATCTCTTAtgagcag GGCTGTGCAATAGCCAAGCAGCTGGGTGCAGAAATCTACCTGGAAGGCTCAGCTTTCACCTCCGAAAAGAGTATCCACAGCATCTTCCGGACAGCGTCCATGGTGTGTCTGAACAAGCCCAGCCCAGTGCCCCCGAAGAGCCCTGTCCGAAGCCTCTCCAAGCGACTGCTCCACCTCCCCAGTCGTTCCGAACTCATCTCTTCTACCTTCAAGAAGGAAAAGGCCAAAAGCTGTTCCATTATGTGA